From Pseudomonadota bacterium, a single genomic window includes:
- a CDS encoding cob(I)yrinic acid a,c-diamide adenosyltransferase — translation MVADQERFATPRVVIGRVYTRGGDQGETSLVGGERVRKNCSRIAAYGAVDELNAFFGVARVGVDEALSSYPALAALAAILLRVQHELFNLGAILATPPAQVRADQARIRAAEVERLEQELDASRATLPTLRSFVLPGGSRIGAALHVCRTVCRRAERACVTLAGEATVEAEALAYLNRLGDACFVWGRWADQVQGVAETLWDPNQAASSTQGEPEVRGP, via the coding sequence GTGGTGGCAGACCAAGAGCGCTTTGCGACGCCGCGGGTGGTGATCGGCCGCGTCTATACGCGCGGGGGTGATCAGGGCGAGACCTCGCTCGTCGGTGGTGAGCGAGTGCGCAAGAATTGCAGCCGCATCGCCGCCTACGGTGCGGTCGACGAGCTCAACGCCTTCTTCGGGGTGGCGCGCGTCGGCGTCGACGAGGCGCTGAGCAGCTACCCGGCGCTGGCAGCCTTGGCGGCGATCCTGCTGCGCGTGCAGCACGAGCTCTTCAACCTGGGGGCGATCCTCGCCACGCCGCCGGCGCAGGTGCGCGCGGACCAGGCGCGGATTCGCGCGGCGGAGGTCGAGCGGCTCGAGCAGGAGCTCGATGCCTCGCGCGCGACGCTGCCGACGCTGCGCTCCTTCGTGCTGCCGGGCGGCAGCCGGATCGGTGCGGCGCTGCATGTGTGCCGCACCGTTTGCCGCCGCGCCGAGCGCGCGTGCGTCACGCTGGCCGGCGAGGCCACGGTGGAGGCGGAGGCGTTGGCCTATCTCAATCGGCTCGGCGACGCGTGCTTCGTCTGGGGCCGTTGGGCGGATCAGGTGCAGGGTGTGGCCGAGACGCTCTGGGATCCCAACCAGGCGGCGTCATCGACGCAGGGTGAGCCGGAGGTCAGGGGTCCGTAG
- a CDS encoding sulfite exporter TauE/SafE family protein, with amino-acid sequence MLEMMGWVLLGLTAGAASGLVGVGGGIVLVPAMVYFFGLTQHQAQGTSLAVLVPPIGILAAWTYYRQGYVQPRMATFICLGFVLGGLIGARVATQLSNPTLTRVFGAVLTAIGVRMLLF; translated from the coding sequence ATGCTGGAGATGATGGGTTGGGTGCTGCTCGGGCTGACCGCCGGGGCCGCCAGCGGACTGGTGGGGGTTGGTGGCGGAATCGTCCTCGTGCCGGCGATGGTCTATTTCTTCGGGCTCACGCAGCACCAGGCGCAGGGCACCTCGCTCGCCGTGCTCGTGCCACCGATCGGCATCCTGGCGGCCTGGACCTACTACCGCCAGGGCTACGTGCAGCCGCGCATGGCGACCTTCATCTGCCTCGGCTTCGTGCTCGGCGGCCTGATCGGGGCCCGGGTCGCCACGCAGCTCTCGAATCCGACCTTGACGCGGGTCTTCGGCGCGGTGTTGACAGCGATTGGCGTCAGGATGCTGTTGTTCTGA
- a CDS encoding aminotransferase class V-fold PLP-dependent enzyme, which translates to MISTTRSLETLRQELPAATAQVYLNSGTAGPLPRVAARVSASEAARELREGRADLNSWGPFFAQRARARALSARLLGADSDEVALTHHTSEGINIVLAGHDWRAGDRILTTTLEHDAVTIPLGLLRARYGVEVAFVEIGRGEAALAALAQALAAAPARLLVLSHVAYGTGAELPLAALTRLAHDAGAAVLVDGAQTCGARPLDVHALGVDYYTLSGQKWICGPEGTGALYVRRTRLEALQPTFASYFSASRHDHRGGVELQAGAKRFETAMVYRPALAGFSASARWLLEEVGLERAWVQASALAARARSALAALPGVEIITPAAQASQLVAFDLPSFSPPRLWGLAAELARRERIVIRALPHAPFALRASCGWFNTEAEIDRLVEAIVRAVARGPEGVVVDGYGAGLPTTREP; encoded by the coding sequence ATGATCAGCACGACGCGATCCCTGGAGACGCTGCGGCAGGAGCTGCCCGCGGCGACGGCGCAGGTCTACCTCAACAGCGGGACGGCCGGGCCGCTGCCGCGGGTCGCCGCGCGCGTCAGCGCCAGCGAGGCCGCCCGCGAGCTGCGGGAGGGCCGCGCCGACCTCAACAGCTGGGGGCCCTTCTTCGCCCAGCGCGCGCGCGCGCGCGCGCTGTCGGCGCGGCTGCTCGGCGCCGATAGCGACGAGGTGGCGCTGACGCACCACACCAGCGAGGGGATCAACATCGTGCTCGCGGGCCACGACTGGCGCGCTGGCGACCGCATCCTCACCACGACCCTCGAGCACGACGCCGTCACGATCCCCCTCGGGCTGCTGCGCGCGCGCTATGGCGTCGAGGTCGCGTTCGTCGAGATCGGGCGGGGCGAAGCAGCGCTGGCGGCCCTCGCGCAGGCCCTCGCCGCAGCTCCTGCGCGGCTGCTCGTGCTCTCGCACGTGGCCTACGGCACGGGCGCCGAGCTACCGCTCGCCGCGCTGACGCGGCTGGCCCATGACGCGGGCGCTGCGGTGCTCGTCGATGGCGCCCAGACCTGCGGCGCACGTCCCCTCGATGTGCACGCCCTCGGCGTCGACTACTACACGCTCTCGGGCCAGAAATGGATCTGCGGCCCCGAGGGGACCGGCGCCCTCTACGTCCGCCGCACGCGCCTCGAGGCGCTGCAGCCAACCTTCGCCAGCTACTTCAGCGCTAGCCGCCACGACCACCGCGGCGGCGTCGAGCTACAGGCGGGCGCCAAGCGCTTCGAGACGGCGATGGTCTACCGACCGGCGCTGGCCGGCTTCAGCGCCAGCGCGCGCTGGCTGCTCGAGGAGGTCGGCCTCGAGCGCGCATGGGTCCAGGCGTCGGCGCTGGCCGCGCGCGCACGCTCCGCCCTCGCTGCGCTGCCCGGCGTCGAGATCATCACGCCGGCCGCGCAGGCCAGCCAGCTCGTCGCCTTCGACCTACCGAGCTTTTCGCCGCCGCGGCTCTGGGGTCTCGCGGCCGAGCTCGCCCGCCGCGAGCGCATCGTGATTCGCGCCCTGCCGCACGCGCCCTTCGCGCTGCGCGCGTCCTGCGGCTGGTTCAACACCGAGGCCGAGATCGATCGGCTGGTCGAGGCCATCGTCCGGGCCGTGGCCCGCGGCCCCGAAGGCGTGGTGGTCGATGGCTACGGCGCCGGGCTGCCGACGACCCGGGAGCCCTGA
- a CDS encoding MotA/TolQ/ExbB proton channel family protein, with translation MLTERLLRLTIAGGSEWVMALLLALSVISISVVVERALFFRRRRRQLDRVDRALLPLLSGAAGEQLRQAVEELQDPLLTVALESARTRDPADAEKIVASLLSRERLELERRLTFLGTLGNNAPFIGLFGTVLGIIRAFNDLSVSTRAGSSAVMAGISEALVATAIGLFVAIPAVIAFNYFQRQVDRLLSTTEALSQALLASARDVGAGLGTSSRTS, from the coding sequence ATGCTCACTGAGCGTCTGTTACGTCTGACGATCGCCGGCGGGAGCGAGTGGGTGATGGCGCTCTTGCTGGCGCTCTCGGTGATCTCGATCTCGGTCGTGGTCGAGCGCGCGCTCTTCTTTCGCCGCCGTCGCCGCCAGCTCGATCGCGTCGACCGCGCGCTCCTCCCGCTGCTCAGCGGTGCGGCCGGTGAGCAACTCCGCCAGGCGGTAGAGGAGCTGCAGGATCCGCTGCTGACGGTGGCGCTGGAGAGCGCGCGAACGCGGGATCCGGCCGATGCCGAGAAGATCGTCGCCAGCCTGCTCAGCCGCGAGCGCCTGGAGCTGGAGCGGCGCCTGACCTTCCTCGGCACGCTCGGCAATAACGCGCCCTTCATCGGGTTGTTCGGCACGGTGCTCGGCATCATTCGCGCCTTCAACGACCTGTCGGTCAGCACGCGCGCCGGCTCGAGTGCCGTGATGGCGGGGATCTCCGAGGCGCTGGTGGCGACGGCGATCGGCTTGTTCGTCGCGATCCCGGCGGTGATCGCCTTCAACTACTTCCAGCGGCAGGTCGACCGGCTGCTCTCGACCACCGAGGCGCTCTCGCAGGCGCTGCTGGCGAGCGCGCGCGACGTGGGTGCTGGCCTCGGCACCAGCTCACGGACGAGCTGA
- a CDS encoding biopolymer transporter ExbD, translated as MAGGTLRGGNGRRIISEINVTPLVDIMLVLLIIFMVTATYIVRQSLEVRLPEAATAEPTKVTLIAVTMDAQGRLGLNGEPSSEAAVRALIRQQRSQRASLEAVVAADRTVQHGRVVALIDLLRQEGVTKLAINVLKREDPRR; from the coding sequence ATGGCTGGCGGTACGCTCAGGGGCGGCAATGGTCGGCGCATCATCAGCGAGATCAATGTCACGCCGCTCGTCGACATCATGCTGGTGCTGCTGATCATCTTCATGGTCACCGCGACCTACATCGTGCGGCAATCGCTCGAGGTCAGGTTGCCCGAGGCGGCCACCGCCGAGCCGACCAAGGTCACGCTGATCGCCGTGACGATGGACGCGCAGGGGCGCCTCGGTCTCAACGGCGAGCCCAGCAGCGAGGCGGCGGTACGGGCGCTGATTCGCCAGCAGCGTAGCCAGCGAGCCTCACTCGAGGCCGTGGTCGCCGCCGATCGCACGGTTCAACATGGGCGCGTCGTCGCGCTGATCGACCTGCTGCGGCAGGAGGGCGTGACCAAGCTGGCGATCAACGTGCTCAAGCGCGAAGACCCGCGTAGGTAG
- a CDS encoding energy transducer TonB: MLEMGSRGRGGGSGAWPLAAGSSILLHLGLAAGLALMPQQPPAERREAFELTERQLPPPPKPEALPPPPLPAEAPPAEAPPPAVNRPRRRRAQEAPPPAPPPGRPEAVAPPAPDTGPRTFGIELEGQTAAPTGLGVALPRGDSLAVSPASRRVGRGSPAGRPGGTGVAGGAAEAPVPLTAVTTLPTVLQRAQPAYPQQLRDQGIEGQVVVELRIDTRGRVSAVKVLRGLHPLLDREALVAARATRFAPARIGTQAVPVQIAYTFTFVLD, from the coding sequence ATGCTTGAGATGGGCAGCCGCGGGCGCGGCGGCGGCAGCGGCGCCTGGCCACTGGCCGCGGGCAGCTCGATCTTGCTGCATCTCGGCCTCGCTGCGGGCCTCGCGCTGATGCCGCAGCAGCCGCCGGCGGAGCGGCGCGAGGCCTTCGAGCTGACCGAGCGCCAACTTCCGCCGCCGCCGAAGCCGGAAGCGCTGCCGCCCCCGCCCTTGCCGGCCGAGGCGCCGCCCGCCGAGGCGCCGCCCCCTGCGGTGAACCGACCGCGCCGGCGTCGGGCGCAGGAAGCGCCGCCACCCGCGCCGCCGCCGGGGCGACCCGAGGCAGTGGCGCCGCCGGCGCCGGATACGGGTCCGCGCACCTTCGGCATCGAGCTCGAGGGCCAGACGGCCGCGCCGACTGGCCTGGGCGTCGCCTTGCCCCGAGGGGATTCGCTGGCCGTGAGCCCCGCTTCGCGACGCGTCGGGCGCGGCAGCCCGGCGGGCAGGCCCGGCGGCACGGGCGTCGCGGGCGGAGCTGCTGAAGCCCCCGTGCCTCTGACGGCGGTCACGACGCTGCCGACGGTGCTCCAGCGCGCCCAGCCCGCTTATCCACAACAGCTCCGCGATCAGGGGATCGAGGGGCAGGTGGTGGTCGAGCTGCGCATTGACACGCGCGGACGGGTCAGCGCGGTGAAGGTGCTGCGGGGCCTGCACCCGCTGCTCGACCGCGAGGCGCTGGTCGCTGCGCGCGCCACGCGCTTCGCCCCCGCGCGCATCGGCACGCAGGCGGTGCCGGTGCAGATCGCCTATACGTTCACCTTTGTGCTCGACTGA
- a CDS encoding TonB-dependent receptor produces the protein MHPLATALALLAGCGAGLIAPGLAAAQTDVSREQLVRRAPPQLTKAPVLLRFVEADYPALAQQRGLAGPVALEVTIDAGGQVTTAAVLSAPDPSLGAAALAAVRRFVFSPAEIDGRPAPLRLRYVYRFVLQATFEPRLPAWLNDLPAGSGGAAAAAPRAPEVVVGRVREQGTRLPLAGAAIALPELGLELRADARGRFGVPRVAPGLYRVRAVSPTHKPETVLAAVRPGEQTTINFYLEPLNDDPFVTVVRGARRKTSVSRVTLAGRELTTVPGTFGDPVRVVQNLPGLARAPYIAGALLIRGAAPEDSGTYLDGIEIPQLFHFLGGPSVLNPEFIERVDYYAGNADARYGRLIAGVVDLSSRSTQTRRLRGAVDVNLLNAGIFLATPVSERVSVAAALRRSYIDALLPPILAASSRKATTVVPVYYDYQGRVEIRLRGSDRLSLLAFGSDDQLDIATNEPEDDTAINFDSKLRFHRLVASWQHAFAGGRGSSRLQPFIGVDSVGFGAGSARVKILSLGGGLREDAELRLAPGALLRFGADIALRQASFDAQIPLPAPYRNPAAPAGGNEGPGGGSGLTAEVQPVRVDQLLGSVGTYVGAVLDLTGRLQLLPSARVEAFFYYDQNLRLAVDPRLTARYRLDAATVLKGGAGLYTKAPEPQESNAFTGNPNLVLAHAAQFSAGVERTLFRPEILFDAQVYFNYRYDNPVPTEEVIVGAEGVRPRRWVSDGEGYSYGLELLLKHDVTRRFYGWVAYTLSWARQQQLASDPPARFVFDQRHILTLVGSYRFGRGWETGLRFRLVSGRPRTPVLGGLLDGDGGFYRPILGAEGGADEPLFHQLDLRVEKGWLFDLWRFSVYLDVQNVYNAENPEATLYDYRFREAGPLRGLPLLPTLGIKGSF, from the coding sequence TTGCACCCCCTCGCCACCGCACTCGCGCTGCTCGCCGGCTGCGGCGCAGGGCTGATCGCGCCGGGTCTTGCGGCCGCCCAGACCGACGTCAGCCGCGAGCAGCTCGTGCGCCGCGCGCCGCCGCAGCTGACCAAGGCGCCGGTGCTGCTGCGCTTCGTCGAGGCCGACTATCCCGCGCTGGCCCAGCAGCGCGGGCTGGCGGGGCCCGTCGCGCTCGAGGTGACGATCGACGCCGGAGGGCAGGTGACGACGGCGGCGGTGTTGAGCGCGCCCGATCCGAGTCTTGGTGCGGCAGCCCTCGCCGCGGTCCGCCGCTTCGTCTTTTCGCCCGCCGAGATCGACGGCCGGCCGGCGCCGCTGCGCCTGCGTTACGTCTATCGCTTCGTGCTGCAGGCGACCTTCGAGCCGCGCCTGCCGGCGTGGCTGAACGACCTTCCCGCTGGGTCGGGCGGGGCAGCGGCGGCTGCGCCTCGCGCGCCGGAGGTGGTCGTCGGGCGGGTGCGCGAGCAGGGCACGCGCTTGCCGCTGGCCGGCGCCGCGATCGCCTTGCCCGAGCTCGGCCTCGAGCTCCGCGCCGACGCGCGAGGCCGCTTTGGCGTGCCGCGCGTGGCGCCCGGCCTCTATCGCGTGCGGGCGGTTTCGCCGACGCACAAGCCCGAGACGGTGCTCGCTGCGGTCCGTCCGGGCGAGCAGACGACGATCAACTTCTACCTCGAGCCGCTCAACGACGATCCCTTCGTCACCGTGGTGCGCGGCGCCCGCCGCAAGACCAGCGTCTCGCGCGTCACGCTGGCCGGTCGCGAGCTGACGACCGTGCCCGGGACCTTCGGTGATCCCGTGCGCGTCGTGCAGAATCTCCCCGGACTGGCGCGCGCGCCCTACATCGCTGGCGCGCTGCTGATTCGCGGCGCCGCCCCCGAGGACTCCGGCACCTATCTCGACGGGATCGAGATCCCGCAGCTCTTTCACTTCCTCGGCGGGCCTTCTGTGCTCAATCCCGAGTTTATCGAGCGCGTCGACTACTATGCCGGCAACGCGGACGCCCGCTACGGGCGGCTGATCGCCGGCGTCGTCGACCTCAGCAGCCGGTCGACGCAGACGCGGCGCCTGCGCGGCGCGGTCGACGTCAACCTGCTCAACGCGGGGATCTTCCTCGCGACGCCCGTCAGCGAGCGCGTCAGTGTCGCCGCCGCCCTGCGTCGCTCCTATATCGACGCGCTCTTGCCGCCGATCCTCGCCGCGAGCAGCCGCAAGGCCACCACGGTGGTCCCCGTCTACTACGACTATCAGGGGCGCGTGGAGATCCGCCTGCGCGGCAGCGACCGCCTTTCCTTGCTCGCCTTTGGCTCCGATGATCAGCTCGATATTGCGACGAACGAGCCCGAGGACGACACGGCGATCAATTTCGACTCGAAGCTGCGCTTTCATCGCTTGGTGGCGAGCTGGCAGCATGCCTTCGCCGGCGGGCGCGGCAGCTCGCGGCTGCAGCCCTTCATCGGCGTCGATAGCGTCGGCTTCGGCGCGGGGAGCGCCCGCGTGAAGATTCTCAGCCTCGGCGGTGGCCTGCGCGAGGACGCCGAGCTGCGGCTGGCGCCGGGCGCGCTGCTGCGCTTCGGCGCCGACATCGCCTTGCGCCAGGCGTCGTTCGACGCGCAGATCCCGCTGCCGGCGCCTTATCGCAACCCCGCGGCGCCCGCGGGCGGCAACGAGGGTCCCGGTGGGGGCTCCGGGCTGACGGCCGAGGTCCAGCCGGTGCGCGTCGACCAGCTCCTCGGCAGCGTCGGTACCTACGTCGGTGCGGTGCTCGACCTCACCGGCCGCTTGCAGCTGCTGCCGAGCGCGCGCGTCGAGGCGTTCTTCTACTACGATCAGAACCTGCGGCTGGCCGTCGACCCGCGACTGACGGCGCGCTACCGACTCGATGCGGCGACGGTGCTCAAGGGCGGCGCCGGTCTCTACACCAAGGCGCCCGAGCCGCAGGAGTCGAACGCCTTCACCGGCAATCCGAACCTGGTGCTGGCCCACGCGGCCCAGTTCTCGGCGGGGGTCGAGCGCACGCTCTTTCGTCCCGAGATCCTCTTCGACGCCCAGGTCTATTTCAACTACCGCTACGACAACCCCGTGCCCACCGAGGAGGTGATCGTCGGCGCGGAGGGCGTGCGACCGCGGCGCTGGGTCAGCGATGGTGAGGGCTACTCCTACGGGCTGGAGCTCTTGCTCAAGCATGACGTCACGCGGCGCTTCTACGGCTGGGTCGCCTACACGCTGTCCTGGGCGCGACAGCAGCAGCTCGCCAGCGATCCCCCGGCGCGCTTCGTCTTCGATCAGCGCCACATCCTGACGCTGGTCGGCAGCTACCGCTTCGGGCGCGGCTGGGAGACGGGGTTGCGCTTCCGGCTGGTCAGCGGCCGGCCGCGCACGCCGGTATTGGGCGGGTTGCTCGACGGCGACGGCGGGTTCTATCGCCCGATCCTCGGCGCCGAGGGTGGCGCCGACGAGCCGCTCTTTCACCAGCTCGACCTGCGCGTGGAGAAGGGGTGGCTCTTCGACCTATGGCGCTTCTCTGTCTACCTCGACGTGCAGAACGTCTACAACGCTGAGAACCCGGAGGCGACGCTCTACGACTACCGCTTCCGGGAGGCCGGGCCCCTGCGCGGCCTGCCGCTGCTGCCAACGCTCGGCATCAAGGGGAGCTTCTGA
- the nrfH gene encoding cytochrome c nitrite reductase small subunit: protein MSRRAITASGLTLAMLAGALGGIGGFTFRYAEGLSYLSNDSRACTNCHIMNEQFEAWRKGPHHAVASCNDCHVPPEFFAKYLAKGRNGYHHSMGFTLQAAAPADPGARTVFEEPIRIKPTNSQILQDNCLRCHGELVHQLVRGSTSAKSAVRCVHCHRAVGHGAYR from the coding sequence ATGAGCCGGCGTGCCATCACCGCGAGTGGGCTGACCCTCGCCATGCTCGCCGGCGCGCTGGGAGGGATCGGCGGCTTCACCTTTCGCTATGCGGAGGGGCTCTCCTATCTCAGCAACGACTCACGGGCCTGCACCAACTGTCACATCATGAACGAGCAGTTCGAGGCCTGGCGCAAGGGACCGCATCATGCGGTGGCGAGCTGCAACGATTGTCATGTGCCGCCGGAGTTCTTTGCGAAGTACCTGGCCAAGGGTCGCAACGGTTATCACCACTCGATGGGCTTCACCTTGCAGGCGGCCGCACCCGCCGATCCGGGGGCGCGTACGGTTTTCGAAGAGCCGATCCGGATCAAGCCGACCAATAGCCAGATTCTGCAAGACAACTGCCTGCGCTGTCACGGCGAGCTGGTGCATCAGCTCGTGCGCGGCAGCACCTCGGCAAAGAGCGCGGTGCGTTGTGTCCATTGCCATCGGGCGGTGGGGCACGGCGCCTACCGATAG
- a CDS encoding ammonia-forming cytochrome c nitrite reductase subunit c552: MQRTFKRRMLAYALVAVATALATAVVAALLVNIFERKQEAKSTFLKLVEVGEEDVDPKRWGVNWPRQYDGYRRTAEPTATKYGGGIVGAEGGMPPAKALRDPWLPRVFAGYLFAVDYRDRRGHAFMLQDQAVTKRNVPSEHTQSGNCLHCHASIMPLYRRLGREALPQAEPAEQLRRGFERVGAMDYWEAKKLLAALPQGAHPVSCVDCHNPETIELRVTRPGFIAGIQKLAASAAAVPHLPSIERWRRGDRAKPYDPNVDGTRQEMRSFVCGQCHVEYYCGKGMTLFFPWGEGLKVEAIERSYNALQVHGQRFKDWVHAETGVEVLKAQHPEFEVWSQGVHARSGVACADCHMPYKREGALKVSEHWVRSPLLQINRACETCHPYGEEELRQRVEGIQDRHYALLSRAGDAAVAMLDAFAVGRQAHAARQRPQALAEARAALAQTPAWAGLSAAEQQSRIAAQAEQLLLARWQTKVAETPQLKAYGELQRAAQWRLDFVAAENSMGFHAPQELARILAESIDLSRQAQLQAVAAGAGP, from the coding sequence ATGCAACGGACCTTCAAGCGCCGAATGCTCGCCTACGCCCTCGTGGCGGTAGCCACGGCTTTGGCCACCGCCGTCGTCGCGGCACTGCTGGTCAACATCTTCGAGCGCAAGCAGGAGGCCAAGAGCACCTTCCTCAAGCTGGTAGAGGTCGGTGAGGAGGACGTCGACCCGAAGCGATGGGGGGTGAACTGGCCGCGGCAGTACGACGGCTATCGCCGCACCGCCGAGCCGACGGCCACCAAGTACGGCGGTGGCATCGTGGGCGCCGAGGGGGGGATGCCGCCGGCAAAGGCGCTGCGCGACCCCTGGCTGCCGCGGGTCTTCGCGGGCTACCTCTTCGCGGTGGACTATCGCGATCGCCGCGGTCATGCGTTCATGCTGCAGGACCAGGCGGTCACCAAGCGCAACGTCCCCAGTGAGCACACGCAGTCGGGTAACTGCCTCCACTGCCACGCCTCGATCATGCCGCTCTATCGCCGCCTGGGTCGCGAAGCGCTGCCGCAGGCGGAGCCCGCCGAGCAGCTCCGGCGCGGTTTCGAACGGGTCGGCGCGATGGACTACTGGGAGGCCAAGAAGCTGCTCGCGGCGCTGCCGCAGGGCGCGCATCCGGTCTCCTGCGTCGACTGCCACAACCCCGAAACCATCGAGCTGCGGGTGACGCGACCAGGGTTCATTGCCGGGATCCAGAAGCTGGCGGCCTCCGCGGCCGCGGTGCCGCACCTGCCGAGCATCGAGCGTTGGCGTCGCGGCGACCGCGCGAAGCCCTATGACCCCAACGTCGACGGCACGCGCCAGGAGATGCGCTCCTTCGTCTGCGGGCAGTGTCACGTCGAGTACTACTGCGGCAAGGGCATGACGCTCTTCTTTCCCTGGGGCGAGGGTCTAAAGGTCGAGGCGATCGAGCGCAGCTACAACGCGCTGCAGGTGCACGGGCAGCGCTTCAAGGATTGGGTCCATGCGGAGACGGGCGTCGAGGTGCTGAAGGCGCAGCATCCGGAGTTCGAGGTCTGGAGCCAGGGGGTTCATGCGCGGAGCGGCGTCGCCTGCGCGGATTGCCATATGCCCTACAAGCGTGAGGGCGCGCTGAAGGTCTCTGAGCACTGGGTGCGCAGCCCGCTGCTCCAGATCAATCGCGCCTGCGAGACCTGCCACCCCTACGGGGAGGAAGAGCTGCGGCAGCGCGTTGAGGGGATTCAGGATCGGCACTATGCGCTGCTCAGCCGTGCCGGCGACGCCGCGGTGGCGATGCTGGACGCCTTCGCGGTCGGGCGCCAGGCGCACGCTGCGCGGCAGCGACCGCAGGCGTTGGCCGAGGCGCGCGCGGCGCTGGCGCAAACGCCAGCTTGGGCCGGGTTGAGCGCGGCGGAGCAGCAGAGCAGGATCGCCGCACAAGCAGAGCAATTGCTGCTGGCGCGCTGGCAGACGAAGGTCGCCGAGACGCCGCAGCTCAAGGCCTATGGCGAGCTGCAGCGCGCCGCGCAGTGGCGGCTCGACTTCGTGGCGGCAGAGAACTCGATGGGCTTTCACGCGCCACAGGAGCTGGCGCGGATCCTCGCCGAGTCGATCGACCTGTCGCGGCAGGCGCAGCTCCAGGCGGTCGCTGCCGGCGCGGGTCCCTAG